From one Chlamydiifrater phoenicopteri genomic stretch:
- a CDS encoding ATP-dependent helicase: MLFSELNEAQYAAATAPFCPVLVLAGAGAGKTRVVSYRILRLIQQGISPNKILVMTFTNKAARELDERIFHMMSQSLSIEHRPMICTFHSLGVFILRRSIHKLNRSPNFIIYDQNDSEKLIKQCLQELNLKKNLSGTVQYYISRAKNALLYPEDMDPREYEEPIVPIYQNYQKKLLEANALDFDDLLFLPVRLFQESPETLEEYQHLWDALLIDEYQDTNHAQYVIAGAIAKRHHNIFAVGDPDQSIYSWRGANIHNILNFEKDYPEALLVRLEDNYRSHGNILEAANALIANNESRFKKILRSVKGPGEKIRLFIGRTDKDEADFVADEIWSLHKNHGIPLRDFCIFYRTNFQSRTFEDALLRRRVPYEIIGGISFYKRKEINDIIAFLRLITSDRDYVAFERTINLPKRGLGPSSVSSIIEFSSKENLPVLSACKKILEEKSLKLGKKQKEGLQSFISLIDSLRERIKKLPLHELLVETVRLSKYFDVLKEDPDTFEDRKSNIEELISKTYEWAEQNPSGGLEAFLDDLALKSSTDETSLSGDRLNLMTIHNGKGLEFKIAFLVGLEENLFPHANSKGNYENLEEERRLCYVGITRAQDLLYLTAAQTRFLWGSIRAMKPSRFLREIPIDYLVQMR, from the coding sequence TTGTTATTTTCAGAATTAAATGAAGCGCAGTATGCCGCGGCAACGGCTCCGTTTTGTCCTGTCCTCGTCCTTGCGGGTGCTGGAGCAGGAAAAACTCGTGTAGTAAGTTACAGAATACTCAGACTCATCCAGCAAGGAATCTCTCCCAACAAAATCCTTGTAATGACCTTTACAAACAAAGCAGCCAGAGAGCTTGATGAAAGGATTTTTCATATGATGTCCCAGAGCCTTTCCATTGAACACCGCCCCATGATTTGCACCTTCCATAGTCTCGGCGTATTCATCCTCAGACGCTCTATCCACAAACTCAACAGAAGCCCCAACTTTATCATCTATGATCAAAACGACTCAGAAAAGTTAATTAAGCAGTGCTTGCAAGAACTTAATCTGAAAAAAAATCTCTCTGGCACTGTCCAGTATTATATTTCTCGAGCAAAAAACGCTCTCCTCTATCCAGAAGACATGGACCCTAGAGAATATGAGGAACCCATCGTCCCTATATATCAAAATTATCAAAAAAAACTCTTAGAAGCCAACGCCTTAGATTTCGACGACCTACTATTCCTTCCTGTGCGCTTATTCCAAGAATCTCCAGAAACCTTAGAGGAGTATCAACACTTATGGGACGCTTTACTAATCGACGAGTACCAAGACACTAACCATGCTCAATACGTTATTGCCGGAGCTATAGCAAAGAGGCATCATAATATTTTTGCCGTAGGAGATCCTGATCAATCTATATACTCCTGGCGCGGAGCTAATATTCACAATATCCTTAATTTCGAAAAAGATTATCCAGAAGCTCTTCTCGTACGTCTAGAGGATAACTACCGAAGCCATGGGAACATACTGGAAGCAGCTAACGCCTTGATAGCAAACAACGAATCAAGATTTAAAAAAATACTACGCAGCGTAAAAGGACCTGGAGAAAAAATCCGCTTGTTCATTGGGAGAACAGATAAAGACGAAGCCGATTTCGTTGCAGACGAAATCTGGAGTCTACATAAAAACCATGGCATCCCCCTCAGAGATTTTTGCATCTTTTATCGAACCAACTTCCAATCCAGAACTTTTGAAGATGCTTTACTACGCAGACGGGTCCCTTATGAAATTATTGGCGGAATCTCCTTCTATAAGCGGAAAGAAATCAATGACATTATAGCTTTTTTACGTTTGATCACGTCGGATAGAGATTATGTTGCTTTTGAAAGAACCATCAACTTACCCAAGAGGGGACTGGGGCCATCTTCCGTTTCCAGTATTATAGAGTTCTCTTCTAAGGAGAATCTCCCCGTTTTGTCTGCCTGCAAAAAAATCTTAGAAGAGAAATCTCTTAAACTAGGGAAAAAACAAAAAGAAGGTCTACAATCTTTCATTTCTCTCATAGACTCTCTACGAGAACGCATCAAGAAGCTTCCATTACATGAGTTGCTTGTCGAAACGGTTAGGCTTTCAAAATATTTTGATGTCTTAAAAGAAGATCCTGACACTTTCGAAGATAGAAAAAGCAATATAGAAGAATTAATTTCCAAAACTTATGAATGGGCAGAACAAAATCCTTCGGGAGGACTAGAGGCTTTCCTTGATGACCTAGCACTGAAAAGCTCTACTGACGAGACAAGCCTCTCAGGAGATCGACTAAATTTAATGACGATTCACAATGGTAAAGGATTGGAATTTAAAATCGCTTTTCTTGTGGGACTCGAAGAGAACCTGTTTCCCCATGCAAATTCCAAGGGCAATTACGAAAACCTTGAAGAAGAACGTCGGCTATGTTACGTAGGAATTACTAGGGCTCAGGACCTACTCTACCTCACAGCGGCACAGACACGATTCCTTTGGGGATCCATACGAGCTATGAAGCCAAGTAGATTTCTCCGAGAGATCCCTATAGATTATCTCGTGCAAATGCGCTGA
- a CDS encoding non-canonical purine NTP pyrophosphatase, whose product MDIVIVSTNGYKIRATKTFLKDTGSFDVFSLLDFPSYHPHPVEGNSPEEIAFKKAHQASLALGMWAIAETSFLVVPALDGLPGKNSSCFAGPNSSDKDNRQELLRQMAHLSGPVARSAYFECSIILVSPTGEIHKANGCCEGYIADTEKGSGGFGYDPLFFKYDYNLTFAELTEDIKNRVSHRAKALKKLSEVLSTLSQEALTLRE is encoded by the coding sequence ATGGATATTGTTATAGTAAGCACCAACGGGTACAAAATTCGCGCCACAAAGACTTTTTTGAAAGACACAGGGAGTTTTGACGTCTTTTCTTTGCTCGACTTTCCTTCTTACCACCCACACCCTGTAGAAGGAAACTCTCCTGAAGAGATAGCTTTCAAAAAAGCACATCAAGCATCCCTAGCTCTGGGCATGTGGGCTATAGCAGAAACCTCTTTCCTTGTTGTTCCTGCTCTGGATGGTCTTCCGGGGAAAAACTCTAGCTGCTTCGCTGGGCCTAATTCTTCTGACAAAGATAATCGACAGGAGCTCCTGCGACAAATGGCCCATCTTTCAGGACCCGTAGCACGATCTGCTTACTTTGAATGCAGTATAATCTTAGTTTCCCCTACAGGAGAAATACATAAAGCTAACGGTTGTTGTGAAGGATACATTGCTGATACGGAAAAAGGATCTGGAGGCTTTGGTTATGACCCCCTGTTTTTTAAATATGATTACAATTTAACCTTTGCTGAACTGACAGAAGATATAAAAAACAGAGTTTCTCATAGAGCTAAAGCTCTGAAAAAGCTATCCGAAGTTTTATCTACTCTATCCCAAGAGGCACTAACCCTCAGGGAGTAA
- the ung gene encoding uracil-DNA glycosylase, translated as MNVFLDFDKLDHSWRERLQPVRNSPIVGRLEAFLALEYEKQQIFPKREDIFRALKLTPFDKVQVVILGQDPYHGEGQAHGLSFSVPDGVPLPASLVNIFRELKEDIGVVNTKGCLQSWAAQGVLLLNSVLTVRKGQPRSHAGRGWEFVTDAIISELVNREDRLIFVLWGSDAKRKCDILFRSPQRHAILSAPHPSPLSAYRGFFGSSPFSKINYLLRKQNKPMINWKLP; from the coding sequence GTGAATGTCTTCTTAGACTTTGATAAGTTAGATCATTCTTGGCGAGAAAGGTTGCAGCCCGTGCGAAACTCTCCAATAGTTGGAAGGCTGGAGGCTTTCCTTGCTTTGGAGTATGAAAAACAACAAATTTTCCCTAAGAGAGAAGACATCTTTCGCGCGTTAAAGCTAACGCCCTTTGATAAGGTGCAAGTTGTTATTTTAGGCCAAGACCCGTACCATGGCGAAGGGCAGGCTCATGGGTTGTCTTTTAGCGTTCCTGATGGCGTGCCCTTGCCAGCATCATTGGTGAATATTTTTCGCGAACTTAAAGAGGATATTGGAGTAGTCAACACCAAAGGATGTTTGCAGTCCTGGGCTGCTCAAGGAGTTTTGCTATTAAATTCAGTCCTCACAGTAAGAAAAGGGCAACCTCGATCTCACGCCGGTAGAGGTTGGGAGTTCGTAACAGACGCCATCATTTCAGAATTAGTTAACAGAGAGGATCGATTAATCTTTGTTTTGTGGGGCAGTGATGCTAAAAGAAAATGCGACATATTGTTTCGGTCTCCACAGCGTCACGCCATTTTGAGTGCTCCGCATCCTTCCCCGCTTTCTGCTTATCGAGGATTTTTTGGTTCTTCCCCCTTTTCAAAAATTAATTATCTGCTTAGAAAGCAAAATAAACCAATGATCAATTGGAAGCTTCCATGA